The proteins below come from a single Streptomyces sp. NBC_01276 genomic window:
- a CDS encoding YrhB domain-containing protein, with protein sequence MIDREAAVQIVEEQLARDYETDRALRADPMLMTIAGVEEHELVWIVSWTSEEYLRTRNPDFMLAGNGPYLVDRLDGSLHQIGVVSAVIDGWQEDYRTRIRGQVVRTAVDDLHDEVRGVAAARGRIHAMHILHQRLPVLSLAEVIEYVGALKDGIVPDHLARIAKKELVPSVDPVLAATTIRGAASNTD encoded by the coding sequence GTGATCGATCGAGAAGCCGCAGTCCAGATCGTTGAAGAGCAGCTGGCACGCGACTATGAGACAGACCGCGCGTTGCGCGCGGACCCGATGCTCATGACCATCGCGGGAGTGGAAGAGCACGAGCTGGTGTGGATCGTCTCCTGGACGTCCGAGGAGTACCTACGCACCCGGAATCCGGACTTCATGCTTGCCGGGAACGGGCCCTACTTGGTAGATCGACTCGACGGAAGCCTGCACCAGATCGGCGTCGTCTCCGCGGTGATCGATGGGTGGCAGGAGGACTACAGAACCCGTATCCGGGGCCAGGTTGTGCGGACCGCGGTGGATGATCTACACGATGAGGTCCGTGGTGTTGCGGCTGCTCGTGGGCGGATCCATGCAATGCACATCCTGCATCAGAGGTTGCCGGTGCTGTCTCTTGCCGAGGTCATCGAATACGTGGGCGCCTTGAAGGACGGCATTGTTCCGGATCATCTTGCAAGGATCGCCAAGAAGGAACTGGTGCCCTCTGTCGACCCGGTACTGGCTGCGACGACCATCCGTGGGGCCGCATCGAATACTGACTGA
- a CDS encoding VOC family protein, translating to MSMIKQFQVTFDCAEPARLAAFWCEVLGYVVPTVPEGFTTWEEYHHSLPPEDEIYFACTDPSGVGPRVLFQRVPEGKVVKNRVHLDVRVGTGLVGDERLATLEAECARLMALGAKHVLTQRADGVNESCITMQDIEGNEFCLA from the coding sequence ATGTCAATGATCAAGCAGTTCCAAGTGACCTTCGACTGCGCGGAACCTGCGCGCCTCGCCGCCTTCTGGTGCGAGGTGCTGGGGTACGTCGTACCGACAGTCCCGGAGGGCTTCACCACGTGGGAGGAGTACCACCACTCGCTGCCGCCTGAGGATGAGATCTACTTCGCGTGCACTGATCCCTCGGGTGTGGGCCCGCGCGTGCTCTTCCAGCGAGTTCCCGAAGGCAAGGTCGTCAAGAACCGCGTGCATCTCGATGTGCGGGTCGGCACCGGCCTCGTGGGTGACGAGCGCCTGGCCACACTTGAGGCCGAATGCGCACGGCTGATGGCGCTCGGCGCGAAACACGTGCTGACGCAGCGCGCCGATGGCGTCAACGAGTCGTGCATCACGATGCAGGACATCGAGGGCAACGAGTTCTGCCTCGCCTGA
- a CDS encoding transposase family protein, giving the protein MDGLLATLVHLRHGATHDVLACWFGVDRSTITRAIGEVRPLLAARGCTIAAGLLLRTLAEVIGHLGAGGQTGIIDGIGCPERAISRRRGEVVSTDDG; this is encoded by the coding sequence ATCGACGGCCTCCTGGCCACACTCGTCCACCTTCGCCACGGTGCCACCCACGACGTGCTGGCCTGCTGGTTCGGCGTCGACCGCTCCACCATCACCCGGGCGATCGGCGAAGTGCGGCCCCTGCTCGCAGCACGCGGCTGCACCATCGCGGCCGGCCTCCTGCTCCGCACCCTCGCCGAGGTCATCGGCCACCTCGGAGCCGGCGGACAGACCGGGATCATCGACGGCATCGGGTGCCCGGAGAGGGCGATCAGCCGGCGCCGCGGGGAGGTAGTGAGCACGGACGACGGGTAA
- a CDS encoding cytochrome P450 — translation MTEPVAFPEDRTCPYHPPAAYDPLRGGAPLKRVTFFDGRSVWAVTGHAAARALLGDARLSSDSENEAFPVPSERYVGLLRRRTPLLGVDDPEHNRQRRLLIPGFTLKRTHAMRPRIQEIVDQLIDDMIARGPKVELVGEFALPMPSKVICSMLGVPYADHSFFEEQSRRLLRGPELSDVEDARDRLEDYLRALIEAKQAEPGEGMLDDIIREQTAVGEFDAGELAGLAFILLIAGHETTANMVSLGAYTLLEHPERLAELRADPSLVPTAVEELMRYLSIVEGMLRVAREDIEIAGETIRKDDGVVFSLSLVNRDESVYPHPDVLDWQRSARHHIGFGFGIHQCLGQNLARAEMEIALGTLITRLPGLRLDAPAQEIPFKPGDTIQGIVQLPVAW, via the coding sequence ATGACCGAGCCCGTCGCGTTCCCCGAGGACCGCACCTGCCCCTACCACCCGCCGGCCGCCTACGACCCGCTCCGGGGCGGCGCCCCCCTCAAGCGGGTGACGTTCTTCGACGGCCGTTCGGTGTGGGCGGTGACCGGACACGCCGCCGCGAGGGCGCTGCTGGGGGACGCGCGGCTGTCCAGTGACAGCGAGAACGAGGCGTTCCCCGTGCCCTCCGAGCGCTACGTCGGGCTGCTGCGCCGACGCACGCCGCTGCTGGGCGTCGACGACCCCGAGCACAACCGCCAGCGCCGGCTCCTGATCCCGGGCTTCACGCTCAAGCGCACCCACGCGATGCGTCCGCGGATCCAGGAGATCGTCGACCAGCTGATCGACGACATGATCGCCAGGGGCCCGAAGGTGGAACTGGTGGGCGAATTCGCCCTGCCGATGCCGTCGAAGGTCATCTGCTCGATGCTCGGCGTGCCGTACGCGGACCACTCCTTCTTCGAGGAGCAGTCGCGCCGGCTGCTGCGCGGCCCCGAGCTGTCCGATGTGGAGGACGCGAGGGACCGGCTGGAGGACTACCTGCGGGCACTGATCGAGGCCAAGCAGGCGGAGCCGGGCGAGGGCATGCTCGACGACATCATCCGTGAGCAGACCGCCGTGGGCGAGTTCGACGCCGGGGAACTGGCGGGGCTGGCGTTCATCCTGCTCATCGCCGGCCACGAGACCACGGCCAACATGGTCTCGCTGGGCGCCTACACCCTGCTGGAGCACCCCGAGCGGCTGGCCGAGCTGCGGGCGGACCCCTCGCTCGTACCGACGGCCGTCGAGGAGCTGATGAGGTACCTGTCGATCGTCGAAGGCATGCTGCGCGTCGCCCGCGAGGACATCGAGATCGCGGGGGAGACGATCCGCAAGGACGACGGCGTGGTCTTCTCCCTCTCCCTCGTCAACCGCGACGAGAGCGTCTACCCCCACCCCGACGTGCTCGACTGGCAGCGCTCGGCGCGCCACCACATCGGATTCGGCTTCGGCATCCACCAGTGCCTCGGGCAGAACCTGGCCCGCGCGGAGATGGAGATCGCCCTGGGCACCCTGATCACCCGGCTTCCCGGGCTCCGGCTGGACGCTCCCGCGCAGGAGATCCCGTTCAAGCCGGGCGACACCATCCAGGGCATCGTCCAGCTCCCCGTGGCCTGGTGA
- a CDS encoding ferredoxin: MRAVRPVHIAIDTGRCIGAGQCALTAPDVFTQGDSGFSEVLSGREDGNGNPLVREAARACPVAAIAVRPR; encoded by the coding sequence GTGAGAGCCGTGCGTCCCGTCCACATCGCGATCGACACCGGCCGCTGCATCGGAGCGGGCCAGTGCGCCCTGACGGCCCCGGACGTGTTCACCCAGGGCGACAGCGGATTCAGCGAGGTGCTGTCCGGCCGGGAGGACGGCAACGGCAACCCCCTGGTGCGCGAAGCCGCACGGGCCTGCCCGGTCGCGGCCATCGCGGTCCGCCCCCGCTGA
- a CDS encoding NPCBM/NEW2 domain-containing protein, producing MLATAGTAIAIPSTPAMAGSLAGPYVFEIENMSLTNFATETVNHTWNGTSVDNVTYARGTSGQTSTARTTFSGADGDYDLITRYNGNVANGVTYKLSVNSNPVDSWATSQRYGRDYTDPMSIDTRTSSKVALKAGDTIELTATSTGEVPRVDRITVQRYVGAPTSTLTLNSPNATLNDGFKWGKDRALGMTFYPGNPMMGHEPEWWRLKNSTHTTVQPGYWGAYTNRESYYNRDISHQSDGAHALGLDAETFNMVKTFAADADDPGQNGWPLWAHSPYGAMYYIDGTGFRELPSPFNLMAKAYKQYQWTGNSDWINDPTLSAYYDSTMGSFLDGHEVKWNDADPAREQPVSKKQPGEYTATYFEFPNENLVSAGDSLGYQYQSMLAYSEILKAKGDNANSTKWADRAQRVRDQFEKNWWDASNNRYMRGKNAAGTGYSSWGHEASFLMMLTGLGDHGPRTESYLDFIAANDDDLNVEATSYLPEMYYQYNRSAEGWAWLKKLMTGKNTYPEISFLAVSSVIDGMMGVQPDAPKDKVATISRLTSETPWAEVDHIKVGDNDLKLKHTGTTGSTLTNNSGGTVNWEAQFYGTPASITVNGTAYTPQTKSLYGKTVSYVTVPVAGGATVTATAGTSEVDTEAPTAPADLASSNVTSNSVDLKWTASTDNVGVTGYNIYRGTTLVGSSTGTSFTATGLSASTPYTFTVKAVDAAGNSSGAGSAVDVTTATSGNGQTADLSDLTWSDARSDFGTVQKDKSVDSNPIKLNGTAYAKGIGTHANSTITYSLNGGYSRFRSDIGVDDEVAANATVKFEVWGDGVKLYESPSVMTPSSATQSVDVSVAGVKSLVLKVTDAGDGINSDHADWAGAKLIGNPQAPTALSDLNWTGTPTAGSGTVQKDKSVDSNPIKLNGTAYAKGIGTHANSTITYSLNGGYSRFRSDIGVDDEVAANATVKFEVWGDGVKLYESPSVMTPSSATQSVDVSVAGVKSLVLKVTDAGDGINSDHADWADAKLVR from the coding sequence GTGCTCGCAACAGCCGGCACCGCGATCGCCATCCCCAGCACTCCTGCGATGGCGGGGTCGCTGGCAGGGCCCTACGTATTCGAGATCGAGAACATGTCGCTGACCAATTTCGCGACAGAAACCGTGAACCACACCTGGAACGGCACATCGGTCGACAACGTCACCTATGCCCGGGGCACCTCAGGGCAGACGAGCACCGCCAGAACAACCTTCAGTGGCGCTGACGGAGACTACGACCTCATCACGCGCTACAACGGCAATGTGGCGAACGGAGTGACCTACAAGCTCTCCGTGAACTCCAACCCCGTGGATTCCTGGGCCACGTCCCAGCGGTACGGCCGTGACTACACCGACCCGATGAGCATCGACACGCGTACGTCGAGCAAAGTGGCGCTCAAGGCCGGTGACACCATCGAGCTGACGGCCACGTCCACCGGCGAGGTGCCGCGCGTCGACAGGATCACGGTCCAGAGATACGTGGGGGCGCCCACCAGCACCCTGACCCTGAATTCTCCGAACGCGACACTGAACGACGGCTTCAAATGGGGCAAGGACCGGGCCCTGGGCATGACGTTCTACCCGGGGAACCCGATGATGGGGCACGAACCCGAGTGGTGGCGCCTCAAGAATTCCACGCACACGACGGTGCAGCCCGGCTACTGGGGCGCTTACACCAACCGGGAGTCCTACTACAACCGCGACATCTCCCACCAGTCGGACGGCGCGCACGCGCTCGGCCTGGACGCCGAGACGTTCAACATGGTGAAGACGTTCGCCGCCGATGCCGACGATCCGGGTCAGAACGGCTGGCCGCTGTGGGCGCACAGCCCCTACGGAGCCATGTACTACATCGATGGCACCGGATTCCGGGAACTGCCGTCGCCGTTCAACCTGATGGCCAAGGCTTACAAGCAGTACCAGTGGACCGGGAACTCGGACTGGATCAACGATCCGACGCTTTCCGCGTACTACGATTCGACGATGGGGTCCTTCCTGGACGGCCACGAGGTGAAGTGGAACGACGCCGACCCGGCCCGCGAGCAGCCGGTTTCGAAGAAGCAGCCGGGGGAGTACACGGCGACCTACTTCGAGTTCCCGAACGAGAACCTCGTCTCCGCGGGCGATTCGCTCGGGTACCAGTACCAGTCGATGCTGGCCTATTCGGAGATCCTGAAGGCGAAGGGTGACAACGCCAACAGCACGAAGTGGGCCGATCGCGCGCAGCGGGTGCGTGACCAGTTCGAGAAGAACTGGTGGGACGCCTCGAACAACCGCTACATGCGTGGCAAGAACGCCGCCGGCACGGGATACAGCAGTTGGGGGCACGAAGCCAGCTTCCTGATGATGCTGACCGGGCTGGGCGACCACGGCCCCAGGACCGAGAGCTACCTCGACTTCATCGCCGCCAACGATGACGATCTCAACGTCGAGGCGACCTCCTACCTGCCGGAGATGTACTACCAGTACAACCGGTCCGCGGAGGGCTGGGCGTGGCTCAAGAAGCTCATGACCGGCAAGAACACCTACCCGGAGATCTCGTTCCTGGCGGTCAGCAGCGTCATCGACGGCATGATGGGAGTGCAGCCGGACGCCCCGAAGGACAAGGTGGCCACCATCTCGCGGCTGACGTCCGAGACGCCGTGGGCGGAGGTCGACCACATCAAGGTCGGTGACAACGACCTGAAGCTCAAGCACACCGGTACGACCGGTTCCACACTGACCAACAACTCCGGTGGCACCGTCAACTGGGAAGCCCAGTTCTACGGCACCCCCGCCAGCATCACCGTGAACGGCACCGCGTACACGCCGCAGACCAAGTCGCTGTACGGCAAGACCGTGTCCTACGTGACCGTGCCGGTGGCCGGGGGCGCGACGGTGACCGCGACCGCCGGGACCTCGGAGGTCGACACCGAGGCCCCCACGGCGCCGGCCGACCTCGCATCGAGCAACGTGACGTCGAACAGCGTGGACCTGAAGTGGACGGCCTCGACCGACAACGTCGGCGTGACCGGCTACAACATCTACCGCGGCACCACGCTCGTCGGCTCGTCGACGGGTACGAGCTTCACCGCGACGGGGCTGTCGGCCTCGACGCCCTACACGTTCACGGTGAAGGCGGTTGACGCCGCCGGGAATTCCTCCGGGGCCGGAAGTGCCGTCGACGTCACCACCGCCACCAGCGGAAACGGACAGACGGCCGATCTGAGCGATCTCACCTGGAGCGACGCGAGAAGCGACTTCGGTACCGTTCAGAAGGACAAGAGCGTCGACTCGAACCCCATCAAGCTGAACGGCACCGCGTACGCGAAGGGCATCGGCACGCACGCGAACAGCACGATCACCTACTCCCTGAACGGCGGCTACTCGCGGTTCCGGTCGGACATCGGTGTCGATGACGAGGTCGCGGCGAACGCGACGGTCAAGTTCGAGGTGTGGGGTGACGGCGTCAAGCTGTACGAGAGCCCGTCGGTGATGACGCCGTCGAGCGCCACGCAGTCCGTCGACGTCAGCGTTGCCGGTGTGAAGTCGCTGGTGCTGAAGGTGACGGACGCGGGTGACGGCATCAACAGCGACCACGCCGACTGGGCCGGCGCCAAGCTCATCGGGAACCCGCAGGCGCCGACGGCCCTGAGCGACCTGAACTGGACGGGTACGCCCACGGCCGGATCGGGCACCGTTCAGAAGGACAAGAGCGTCGACTCGAACCCCATCAAGCTGAACGGCACCGCGTACGCGAAGGGCATCGGCACGCACGCGAACAGCACGATCACCTACTCCCTGAACGGCGGCTACTCGCGGTTCCGGTCGGACATCGGTGTCGATGACGAGGTCGCGGCGAACGCGACGGTCAAGTTCGAGGTGTGGGGTGACGGCGTCAAGCTGTACGAGAGCCCGTCGGTGATGACGCCGTCGAGCGCCACGCAGTCCGTCGACGTCAGCGTTGCCGGTGTGAAGTCGCTGGTGCTGAAGGTGACGGACGCGGGTGACGGCATCAACAGCGACCACGCCGACTGGGCCGACGCCAAGCTGGTGCGGTAG
- a CDS encoding CU044_2847 family protein yields METTAGIEEPVKAGRIGDAVREVPQTLQEALEPVTRVAQVALDQLRKARPDQITIEFGVDLAVEAGAVITKSRANCHLQVSASWQNDDG; encoded by the coding sequence GTGGAGACGACAGCCGGCATCGAGGAGCCGGTGAAAGCAGGCCGCATCGGGGACGCCGTGCGTGAGGTACCGCAGACCTTGCAGGAAGCTCTGGAGCCGGTCACCCGGGTCGCGCAGGTGGCCCTCGACCAGCTGCGCAAGGCCCGGCCCGACCAGATCACCATCGAGTTCGGCGTGGACCTCGCCGTCGAAGCCGGCGCGGTGATCACCAAGAGCAGGGCGAACTGTCATCTGCAGGTGTCGGCGTCCTGGCAGAACGACGATGGCTAG
- a CDS encoding N-acetyltransferase: protein MSWLPDDFVHPVLVSLPGGGHHLRPIREADTALDYPAVMGSRERLWTIFGPAWGWPAATMTYEGDQADLLRHEKEIAAHQSFNYALFDAAETALLGCVYIDPPERAGADGEISWWVVDELVGSKVEQALDALVPQWIAADWPFEQPRFLGREISWSDWLALPKHPDM, encoded by the coding sequence ATGAGCTGGCTTCCCGATGACTTCGTCCACCCTGTCCTGGTATCGCTGCCGGGCGGTGGTCATCACCTGCGGCCGATCCGGGAGGCGGACACCGCGCTCGACTATCCGGCTGTGATGGGTTCGCGCGAGCGCCTGTGGACCATCTTCGGCCCGGCCTGGGGCTGGCCCGCGGCCACCATGACCTACGAGGGCGACCAGGCCGACCTGTTGCGGCACGAGAAGGAGATCGCCGCGCACCAGTCCTTCAACTACGCGCTGTTCGACGCGGCGGAGACAGCTCTGCTCGGCTGTGTCTACATCGACCCACCGGAGAGGGCCGGCGCGGACGGCGAGATCTCCTGGTGGGTGGTGGACGAGCTGGTGGGCAGCAAGGTCGAGCAGGCCCTCGACGCGCTGGTGCCGCAGTGGATCGCCGCCGACTGGCCGTTCGAGCAGCCGCGCTTCCTCGGCCGCGAGATCTCCTGGTCGGACTGGCTCGCCCTGCCGAAGCATCCCGACATGTAA
- a CDS encoding lamin tail domain-containing protein has translation MSSVSSSVRRIAATVLAAGAVVGAAALPATAQDHDRRQHPRVEISRVQADSPGRDDHSNRSLNNEWVEITNTTRDAINLRGWTLRDADGNRYRFDNIRINSHATLRIHTGSGRNTRTDLYQGSREYIWGNKADTATLRDDRNRVVDTETWGRRH, from the coding sequence ATGTCGTCTGTTTCTTCCTCCGTCCGCCGTATCGCCGCGACCGTTCTGGCCGCCGGAGCCGTCGTCGGCGCTGCCGCGCTGCCGGCCACCGCTCAGGACCACGACCGGCGCCAGCACCCGCGGGTGGAGATCAGCCGGGTCCAGGCCGACAGCCCCGGACGCGACGACCACTCCAACCGCTCCCTGAACAACGAGTGGGTCGAGATCACCAACACCACCCGCGACGCCATCAACCTCCGTGGCTGGACCCTGCGCGACGCGGACGGCAACCGCTACCGCTTCGACAACATCCGCATCAACAGCCACGCCACCCTCCGCATCCACACCGGAAGCGGCCGCAACACTCGTACCGACCTCTACCAGGGCAGCCGCGAGTACATCTGGGGCAACAAGGCCGACACCGCCACCCTGCGCGACGACCGCAACCGCGTCGTCGACACCGAGACCTGGGGGCGCCGCCACTGA
- a CDS encoding VOC family protein: MKITSSAVSLNVDDVPASSTFLVEHFGFREEMAADGFASLTRDDAGMNVIFLRRGLDSLPADQRDEHAAGLILAFVVEDLEGELTRLRSEGVEITMPLTDEEWGERAFQVRDPNGVIVQLVDWNAPTSH, translated from the coding sequence ATGAAGATCACCTCTAGCGCCGTGTCGCTCAACGTCGACGATGTCCCCGCCTCCAGCACCTTCCTCGTCGAGCACTTCGGGTTCCGCGAGGAGATGGCCGCCGACGGCTTCGCGTCCCTGACGCGCGACGACGCCGGCATGAACGTCATCTTCCTGCGGCGGGGGCTGGACAGCCTCCCGGCAGACCAGCGCGACGAGCACGCCGCTGGTCTGATCCTCGCCTTCGTCGTCGAGGACCTCGAAGGCGAGCTGACGCGCCTGCGCTCCGAAGGCGTCGAGATCACCATGCCGCTGACCGACGAGGAGTGGGGCGAGCGCGCCTTCCAGGTCCGCGACCCCAATGGCGTCATCGTCCAACTGGTCGACTGGAACGCACCCACCAGCCACTGA
- a CDS encoding TetR/AcrR family transcriptional regulator yields MPTERTSSGDPARTLQLLWRDPSTNRRRGPRRGLSIDAVVDAATAIADAEGLDAVTMRGVAKELGVVPMTLYTYVPSKAELLDLMLDAAYARMPRTGTAGQPWRQRVTAVAEENKALYERHPWAAAVSTARPPLGPGQMSKYEHELSGLDGLGLSDVEMDDCLTHLLTFVQACARADADVRAVRHDSALDDQQWWELNAPLLARVLDENAYPTAVRVGAAAGAAHGSAYDPAHAYSFGLQRVLDSFAALIGRSADVKTPTSPHGPDVTAP; encoded by the coding sequence GTGCCAACGGAACGAACCAGCTCGGGCGACCCGGCCCGCACCCTGCAACTGCTGTGGCGTGACCCCTCCACCAACCGTCGCCGAGGACCGCGACGGGGGCTGAGCATCGACGCGGTGGTCGATGCCGCCACCGCCATCGCCGACGCCGAAGGCCTGGACGCGGTGACCATGCGCGGGGTGGCCAAGGAACTCGGCGTGGTGCCGATGACGCTGTACACCTACGTCCCCAGCAAGGCGGAGCTACTCGACCTCATGCTCGACGCCGCCTACGCCCGCATGCCCCGCACCGGCACCGCCGGACAGCCCTGGCGCCAGCGCGTCACCGCTGTCGCCGAGGAGAACAAGGCCCTCTACGAACGCCACCCCTGGGCCGCGGCCGTCTCCACCGCCAGGCCTCCGCTGGGACCGGGGCAGATGTCGAAGTACGAGCACGAACTGTCCGGGCTCGACGGCCTCGGCCTCAGCGACGTCGAGATGGACGACTGCCTGACCCACCTGCTCACCTTCGTGCAGGCATGCGCCCGCGCCGACGCGGACGTCCGCGCCGTACGGCACGACAGCGCCCTGGACGACCAGCAATGGTGGGAGCTGAACGCCCCGCTCCTCGCCCGGGTCCTCGACGAGAACGCCTACCCCACCGCCGTCCGCGTCGGCGCAGCCGCAGGCGCAGCACACGGCAGCGCCTACGACCCCGCCCACGCCTACTCCTTCGGCCTGCAACGCGTCCTCGACTCCTTCGCCGCACTGATCGGCCGAAGCGCAGACGTGAAGACACCGACTTCACCGCACGGGCCCGACGTCACCGCCCCGTGA
- a CDS encoding class I SAM-dependent methyltransferase, producing MTYDIPAHERALAFDRAADAYAAYRPQYPAAVFETVEEFSGRRLAGARVADVGTGTGIAARELRERGARVVGVEPGAGMAAQFRRELPGIPLVRGDGNRLPLADGSLDLVSYAQSWHWTDPVRAVPSALRVLRPGGALALWWNDPDLSVPWVAEQAARIEQWLGPGFYVSNVETPAGLCWKTRTLHWSRRVSVDVHLAKLATHSAFILLGGRRASAFLAAEQKHLAGHFPDGELDEPYATSVAVALRPAQGPPVSG from the coding sequence ATGACGTACGACATCCCCGCCCACGAACGCGCTCTGGCCTTTGACCGGGCCGCCGACGCGTACGCCGCGTACCGGCCGCAGTACCCTGCGGCCGTCTTCGAGACCGTGGAGGAGTTCAGCGGGCGGCGTCTTGCCGGGGCCCGGGTGGCCGATGTGGGCACCGGGACGGGGATCGCCGCCCGGGAACTGCGCGAGCGCGGGGCCCGGGTGGTGGGCGTCGAGCCGGGCGCCGGGATGGCGGCGCAGTTCCGTCGCGAGCTGCCGGGGATCCCGCTCGTGCGCGGGGACGGCAACCGGCTGCCGCTGGCCGACGGCTCGCTCGACCTCGTCTCGTACGCCCAGTCCTGGCACTGGACCGACCCCGTACGCGCCGTCCCGTCCGCCCTGCGGGTCCTGCGCCCCGGGGGCGCTCTCGCGCTGTGGTGGAACGACCCGGACCTGTCCGTGCCTTGGGTGGCGGAGCAGGCGGCCAGGATCGAGCAGTGGCTGGGGCCCGGCTTCTACGTCTCCAACGTGGAAACACCGGCCGGGCTCTGCTGGAAGACCCGCACACTGCACTGGTCGCGCCGGGTCTCCGTCGATGTCCACCTAGCGAAGCTGGCCACCCATTCAGCCTTCATCCTGCTCGGCGGGCGCAGGGCCTCGGCCTTCCTCGCGGCTGAGCAGAAGCACCTCGCGGGGCACTTCCCCGACGGCGAGCTGGACGAGCCGTACGCGACCTCGGTGGCGGTGGCCCTACGCCCCGCCCAGGGTCCGCCCGTGTCCGGATGA
- a CDS encoding VOC family protein yields the protein MSHTAPEGYTSVAPWVVTDDTGALLDFITVAFGGEEIARVAVQDGTIGHGEIRVGDTVVLAFDRRPDWPPMPSLLRVYVPDADAAMAAAVAHGAQVITEAADSAWGDRGGRVRDPFDNIWWVMSHVEHVAPDLAWQRMSEPKYAEAMRTAQETLDAALSGRETGVASPPKRPTH from the coding sequence ATGAGTCACACTGCACCCGAGGGCTACACGAGCGTCGCGCCGTGGGTGGTCACCGATGACACCGGCGCACTGCTCGACTTCATCACCGTCGCGTTCGGCGGCGAGGAGATCGCACGGGTAGCGGTACAGGACGGCACCATCGGCCACGGCGAGATCCGAGTCGGCGACACGGTGGTCCTGGCCTTCGACCGGCGGCCCGACTGGCCGCCGATGCCCTCGCTGTTGCGGGTCTACGTCCCGGACGCAGATGCCGCCATGGCTGCCGCTGTTGCGCACGGGGCACAGGTGATCACCGAGGCTGCCGACAGCGCGTGGGGGGATCGCGGCGGCAGGGTGCGGGACCCGTTCGACAACATCTGGTGGGTGATGAGCCACGTCGAGCACGTCGCACCGGACCTTGCCTGGCAGCGGATGTCCGAGCCCAAGTACGCCGAGGCGATGCGTACGGCCCAGGAGACTCTGGACGCCGCGCTCAGCGGCCGGGAGACCGGGGTGGCCAGCCCCCCGAAGCGCCCGACACACTGA